From a single Gemmatimonadaceae bacterium genomic region:
- a CDS encoding CocE/NonD family hydrolase, whose product MRLLRPLAGAVCLALLCAATATASAQQSDADFIRANYTKFEYRIPMRDGVNLFTIVYVPKDASPTHTYPMVMERTCYSVAPYGPDDYPARLGPDPFMMRDKYIFVYQDVRGRYMSEGTFVNVRPFIPDSIKARDHTKVDEASDTYDTIDWLLQHVADNNGLVGQWGISYPGFYTTMGALSGHPALVAASPQAPVTNFYFEDFHHNGALTQAYFYTYPLFGIQHPAPTTDAWWAPSMVKQGLPDDYDFQLGLGPLSTTTNRYYKNNFFWQEIIHHPDYDAFWKARALAPYLNGHMPAMLTVGGWFDAEDLYGPLTVYKTIQAHDPRNFNAIVEGPFRHGGWSRTDVVHTVHGDIYFGDSLETRFQRDVEAKFFHHFLKDRGQGPVGLPNALIFDTGDKAWRSYDSWPAKTAVNRELYFQADGKLSFDPPKGGGAYDEYVSDPAQPVPSRCRIPTIQGLTMYQYMSDDQRCFDNRRDVLTFETDSLAQDVTLGGEMTARLFVSTSGTDADYVVKLIDVYPMGEPDSPYRPDTTVHYAGYQQLVRGEIMRGRYRDGFDKPEPFVPGRATQVQFRLQDVLHTFKKGHRIMIQVQSSWFPAFDRNPQRYVPNIYDAKASDFVKATERVYHTPSRASGLQVEVIPDGR is encoded by the coding sequence ATCGTATACGTCCCCAAGGATGCCTCGCCCACGCACACCTATCCGATGGTCATGGAGCGCACCTGCTACTCCGTGGCGCCCTATGGCCCGGACGACTATCCCGCCCGGCTCGGCCCCGATCCCTTCATGATGCGCGACAAGTACATCTTCGTGTATCAGGACGTGCGCGGCCGGTACATGTCCGAGGGCACGTTCGTGAACGTGCGCCCCTTCATCCCCGATTCGATCAAGGCCCGCGACCACACCAAGGTGGACGAAGCATCGGACACCTACGACACGATCGACTGGCTGCTCCAGCATGTCGCCGACAACAACGGCCTCGTGGGCCAGTGGGGCATCTCGTATCCCGGCTTCTACACGACGATGGGCGCGCTGTCGGGACATCCGGCGCTCGTCGCCGCGTCGCCGCAGGCGCCGGTCACCAACTTCTACTTCGAAGATTTCCACCACAACGGCGCCCTCACGCAGGCGTACTTCTATACCTACCCGCTGTTCGGCATCCAGCATCCCGCGCCCACCACCGACGCCTGGTGGGCCCCGAGCATGGTGAAACAGGGGCTGCCCGACGACTACGACTTCCAGCTCGGACTGGGACCGCTCTCCACCACCACCAACCGCTACTACAAGAACAACTTCTTCTGGCAGGAAATCATCCACCATCCGGACTACGACGCGTTCTGGAAGGCGCGCGCCCTGGCTCCGTATCTCAACGGGCACATGCCCGCGATGCTCACCGTGGGTGGATGGTTCGACGCCGAGGACCTCTACGGGCCGCTCACCGTCTACAAGACCATCCAGGCCCACGATCCCAGGAACTTCAACGCCATCGTCGAGGGCCCGTTCCGCCACGGCGGGTGGTCGCGCACCGATGTCGTGCATACGGTGCACGGCGACATCTACTTCGGCGATTCCCTCGAGACCAGATTCCAGCGCGACGTCGAAGCGAAGTTCTTTCATCATTTCCTGAAGGATCGCGGCCAGGGTCCGGTGGGCCTCCCCAACGCGCTCATCTTCGATACCGGCGACAAGGCCTGGCGCTCGTACGACTCCTGGCCCGCGAAAACGGCCGTCAACCGCGAACTCTACTTCCAGGCCGACGGCAAGCTGTCGTTCGATCCGCCCAAGGGCGGCGGCGCCTACGACGAGTACGTGAGTGATCCCGCGCAGCCGGTGCCGAGCCGCTGCCGCATCCCCACCATTCAGGGGCTCACCATGTACCAGTACATGAGCGACGACCAGCGGTGCTTCGACAACCGCCGCGACGTGCTCACGTTCGAGACCGACAGCCTCGCCCAGGACGTCACGCTCGGCGGCGAGATGACGGCGCGCCTGTTCGTCAGCACGTCCGGCACCGACGCCGACTACGTGGTCAAGCTGATCGACGTCTATCCGATGGGCGAGCCCGACAGCCCGTACCGCCCCGACACCACGGTGCATTACGCCGGCTACCAGCAGCTCGTGCGCGGCGAGATCATGCGCGGCCGCTATCGCGATGGGTTCGACAAGCCCGAGCCGTTCGTGCCCGGCCGCGCCACACAGGTGCAGTTCCGCCTGCAGGACGTGCTCCACACGTTCAAGAAGGGACACCGGATCATGATCCAGGTGCAGAGCTCCTGGTTCCCGGCGTTCGATCGCAACCCGCAGCGCTACGTGCCGAACATCTACGACGCCAAGGCGAGCGACTTCGTGAAGGCCACGGAACGCGTATACCACACGCCGAGCCGCGCCAGCGGGCTGCAGGTGGAGGTCATCCCCGACGGCCGGTAG
- a CDS encoding HAD-IB family phosphatase, with amino-acid sequence MTAPLPRFASVVFDVDSTLTGIEGVNWLADRRGPATAEFVHRLTDQVMAGALPIEQAYAARLERIAPTHDEVRALGEAYRDAVAPDARSAIGALRGAGVRLVAVSGGLDAAVRPFCLDLGFADADVHAVRAQWNARGEYVGFDRESPLVTQTGKPTVLRALALPRPILAVGDGSTDVEMKRGGVAEAFAAYVGFARRALVVAAADFVVESFDQLTALVASQR; translated from the coding sequence GTGACCGCGCCCCTTCCACGATTCGCCTCGGTGGTGTTCGACGTCGACTCCACGCTCACCGGCATCGAGGGCGTGAACTGGCTGGCCGACCGGCGCGGGCCGGCGACCGCGGAGTTCGTGCACCGCCTCACGGACCAGGTGATGGCCGGCGCGTTGCCCATCGAGCAGGCGTACGCCGCGCGGCTGGAGCGCATCGCGCCCACACACGACGAGGTGCGCGCGCTGGGCGAGGCGTATCGCGACGCCGTGGCGCCCGACGCGCGGTCCGCGATCGGCGCGCTGCGCGGGGCGGGGGTGCGGCTCGTGGCCGTGAGCGGTGGGCTGGACGCGGCGGTGCGCCCGTTCTGCCTCGACCTGGGATTCGCCGACGCCGACGTGCACGCGGTGCGGGCGCAGTGGAACGCGCGGGGCGAGTACGTGGGGTTCGACCGCGAATCACCGCTCGTGACGCAGACCGGCAAGCCCACGGTGCTCCGCGCGCTGGCGCTGCCGCGGCCGATCCTCGCCGTGGGCGACGGCAGCACCGACGTCGAGATGAAGCGCGGCGGCGTGGCCGAGGCGTTCGCGGCGTACGTGGGGTTCGCGCGCCGCGCGCTCGTGGTGGCGGCGGCGGACTTCGTGGTGGAGTCGTTCGATCAGTTGACGGCGCTGGTGGCGTCCCAGCGATAG
- a CDS encoding GH116 family glycosyl hydrolase: MPRSLARSRSALGSALLAVSLLVAPALAQNPKPPPRAPGAPPAVAEPVFDTATTTIPWFPLGDSPLALRGDARPGVFASAVGRRAIAMGTEDGQLEMWSWPIKWLHDFHLSFRVPKYTQPIDGRDVARWMEERPEGITITYAYEQFTVREHVFVPLDKPAVVILLEVDAIRPLDIIAQFTPDIHYAWPAGLGGQYLIWEQNARAFLFSEGKRRINAFLGSPAVTQASDVPAHMLAAAPPELVLGVGGAADRYTAPRLGEPPGHDVNLHVAYIPIVLAGGEMPHDSALALYRELIAPGAAEREWKRRVAHEDSIRTTMFALRSPDTLLNKAVEYAKVNLDEAYVCNPDLGCGLVAGYGLSGGASDRPGFGWFFGGDAAINSFAMDGVGEAPLVRQGALRFFSRYQRADGKITHEISQGAGHVDWFSYPYPYYHGDTTPFWILAFGEYWRQTGDTALVRELWPNLKRAYEWSRKTDTNGDGLMENPAAGAGALEVGDLQIGILSDVYMSGVWVASLDRFARMAQAMGEPALADSAQAIRARAIRTMESALWLPKLRQYAFALLQDGTVNANLTAWPATAMAFGVFNAARGADMAARLASSSIMTDWGARPLSATSALFDPLHYNNGAVWPFVTGFVSLAEYRYHNAPAGLFALDAIARTTFAESRGRNPEVISGRLYKPLDTAVPQQFFATSMVLTPLIRGLLGIDVDVPAGRVTLAPHLPPDWDSVAVDHVPVGRSTLSFVVRRARGRITLSVRRSGDRTPVELIFSPALPLGARAAGAGVTVDETLGDVHATVRASLVDSATLGVSYSGGWSIVPPEMPPTIGDRSRAPRVLSERLSDAGANYVVSLEGLAGRTYAFRVMAPGVTAARTLAASASTGATVTAAGGAGAERVVEVTFPMAGADADGYTAAVVTMSGRRP; this comes from the coding sequence CGCTCGCGTTCCGCGCTGGGCTCCGCGCTCCTCGCCGTCTCGCTGCTGGTCGCGCCCGCGCTGGCGCAGAACCCCAAGCCGCCGCCCCGCGCCCCGGGCGCGCCGCCCGCCGTGGCCGAGCCCGTGTTCGACACCGCGACGACGACGATCCCGTGGTTCCCGCTGGGTGACTCGCCGCTCGCGCTCCGCGGCGACGCGCGGCCCGGCGTGTTCGCGTCGGCGGTGGGCCGGCGCGCGATCGCCATGGGCACCGAGGACGGCCAACTCGAGATGTGGTCGTGGCCCATCAAGTGGCTGCACGACTTTCACCTGTCGTTCCGCGTGCCCAAGTACACGCAGCCGATCGACGGGCGCGACGTGGCGCGGTGGATGGAGGAGCGCCCCGAAGGGATCACGATCACCTACGCGTACGAGCAGTTCACCGTGCGCGAGCACGTGTTCGTGCCGCTCGACAAACCCGCCGTGGTCATCCTGCTCGAGGTGGACGCCATCCGTCCGCTGGACATCATCGCCCAGTTCACGCCCGACATTCACTATGCCTGGCCGGCGGGGCTGGGCGGGCAGTATCTGATCTGGGAGCAGAACGCGCGCGCGTTCCTGTTCTCCGAAGGCAAGCGGCGGATCAACGCCTTTCTCGGGTCGCCGGCCGTGACGCAGGCGTCCGACGTGCCGGCGCACATGCTCGCCGCCGCGCCGCCGGAACTGGTACTCGGCGTGGGCGGCGCCGCCGACCGGTACACGGCGCCGCGGCTGGGCGAGCCGCCGGGCCACGACGTGAACCTGCACGTGGCGTACATCCCCATCGTGCTGGCCGGCGGCGAGATGCCGCACGACTCGGCGCTCGCGCTCTATCGGGAGCTGATCGCCCCGGGGGCCGCGGAGCGCGAGTGGAAGCGCCGCGTGGCGCACGAGGATTCCATTCGCACCACGATGTTCGCCCTGCGCTCGCCGGATACGCTGCTGAACAAGGCCGTGGAGTACGCCAAGGTGAATCTCGATGAGGCGTACGTCTGCAATCCCGACCTCGGCTGCGGCCTCGTGGCGGGCTACGGGCTGTCGGGCGGGGCCAGCGACCGGCCCGGATTCGGGTGGTTCTTTGGCGGCGACGCGGCCATCAACTCCTTTGCCATGGACGGCGTGGGCGAAGCGCCGCTCGTGCGGCAGGGGGCGCTGCGCTTCTTCTCCCGGTACCAACGCGCCGACGGCAAGATCACGCACGAGATCTCGCAGGGCGCCGGGCACGTGGACTGGTTCAGCTACCCGTATCCGTACTATCACGGCGACACCACGCCGTTCTGGATCCTGGCCTTTGGCGAGTACTGGCGGCAGACGGGCGACACGGCGCTCGTCCGCGAGCTGTGGCCCAACCTCAAGCGCGCATACGAGTGGTCGCGCAAGACCGACACCAACGGCGACGGGCTGATGGAGAACCCCGCCGCCGGCGCGGGCGCCCTGGAGGTGGGCGATCTGCAGATCGGCATCCTCTCCGACGTGTACATGAGCGGCGTGTGGGTGGCGTCGCTGGATCGGTTCGCGCGCATGGCCCAGGCCATGGGCGAGCCCGCGTTGGCCGACAGCGCGCAGGCCATCCGCGCGAGGGCCATCCGCACCATGGAATCGGCGCTCTGGCTGCCCAAGCTGCGGCAGTACGCGTTCGCGCTGCTGCAGGACGGCACGGTGAACGCGAATCTCACGGCATGGCCGGCCACGGCGATGGCGTTCGGCGTGTTCAACGCCGCGCGCGGGGCCGACATGGCCGCGCGCCTCGCGTCGTCGAGCATCATGACCGATTGGGGGGCGCGTCCGCTCAGCGCGACGAGCGCGCTGTTCGACCCGCTGCACTACAACAACGGCGCCGTGTGGCCGTTCGTGACGGGGTTCGTGTCGCTGGCCGAGTATCGGTATCACAACGCGCCGGCCGGGCTGTTCGCGCTCGACGCGATCGCGCGCACCACGTTCGCCGAATCGCGGGGGCGCAATCCCGAAGTGATCTCGGGGCGGTTGTACAAACCGCTCGACACGGCGGTGCCGCAGCAGTTCTTCGCCACGTCCATGGTGCTGACGCCACTCATCCGCGGGCTGCTCGGCATCGACGTGGACGTACCGGCGGGGCGGGTGACGCTGGCGCCGCACCTGCCGCCGGATTGGGATTCGGTGGCGGTGGACCACGTGCCCGTGGGACGGAGCACGCTGTCCTTCGTGGTGCGGCGCGCCCGCGGGCGCATCACGCTGTCGGTGCGCCGGAGTGGAGATCGCACGCCGGTGGAGCTGATCTTCTCGCCGGCGCTGCCGCTGGGGGCGCGCGCCGCGGGCGCCGGCGTGACCGTGGACGAGACGCTCGGCGACGTGCACGCGACCGTGCGCGCCTCGCTGGTGGATTCGGCAACGCTGGGCGTGTCGTACAGCGGCGGATGGAGCATCGTGCCGCCGGAGATGCCGCCCACGATCGGCGATCGCTCCAGGGCCCCCCGCGTGTTGAGCGAGCGGCTGTCGGACGCGGGGGCCAACTACGTGGTGTCGCTGGAGGGACTCGCCGGGCGCACGTACGCGTTCCGCGTGATGGCGCCCGGCGTGACGGCGGCGCGCACGCTCGCGGCGTCGGCCAGCACGGGAGCAACGGTCACGGCGGCGGGTGGGGCGGGCGCGGAGCGAGTGGTCGAGGTGACGTTCCCGATGGCGGGCGCCGATGCCGACGGTTACACGGCGGCGGTGGTGACGATGAGCGGACGGCGGCCGTAG
- the serA gene encoding phosphoglycerate dehydrogenase encodes MFSITPIKAMPFRILVTDEVDPEGIALLRAAPELQVDVMPTLPEPELLARIGEYDAIIGRSATRISEPLLRAGRRLRVVGRAGVGVDNVALDTATALGVAVINAPAGNTVAVAELFFASLIGLLRHVPRADQSTREGRWERAQLLGTEIKGKTLGIVGVGRIGGEVAARARAFGMTVVGYDPYIAGERFDSLHVRRCATLDALLDACDVLTVHTPLTDETRGMIGPGQIARLKPGAVVANLARGGIVDETALAAALHAGHLRGATVDAYVKEPLKGDHPLLHAPHILLTPHIGASTAEAQRNVAVDVCAAVRDALLNNEYSRSLNVAEAGGDWQALQPAMLLVRRVAAVARALLADRGARAIASVTVRLGAELAPGRGPLLAAAALGALEGVVERERLNIINARAVAQSRGIELVYAEAGVPPHARAVEVRLAADGQDIRVGGVAALDAPPRLTRIGDFHVDVAPRGTLLVLSNRDVPGVIGHVGTALGNAGVNIAEYHQARLAQGAEALAVVSIDGAVSDEVRHALLALPDVHSATLVRFGGDA; translated from the coding sequence TTGTTCAGCATCACCCCGATCAAGGCGATGCCGTTTCGTATTCTCGTCACTGACGAAGTCGACCCCGAAGGGATCGCGCTCCTCCGCGCGGCCCCTGAGCTCCAGGTGGACGTGATGCCCACGCTCCCCGAGCCGGAGTTGCTGGCGCGCATCGGCGAGTACGACGCGATCATCGGCCGCAGCGCCACCCGCATCTCCGAGCCGCTGCTCCGCGCCGGCCGGCGACTACGCGTGGTGGGGCGCGCCGGCGTGGGCGTGGACAACGTGGCCCTCGACACCGCCACCGCGCTCGGCGTGGCCGTCATCAACGCACCGGCCGGGAACACGGTGGCCGTTGCCGAGCTGTTCTTCGCGTCGCTCATCGGGCTGCTGCGCCACGTGCCGCGCGCCGACCAGTCCACGCGCGAGGGACGCTGGGAGCGCGCCCAACTGCTCGGCACCGAGATCAAGGGCAAGACACTCGGCATCGTGGGCGTGGGACGCATCGGCGGCGAGGTGGCCGCGCGGGCGCGCGCGTTCGGCATGACGGTGGTGGGCTACGACCCGTACATCGCCGGGGAGCGCTTCGACAGCCTGCACGTGCGGCGTTGCGCCACGCTCGACGCGCTGCTCGACGCCTGCGACGTGCTCACGGTGCATACGCCCCTCACCGACGAGACGCGCGGCATGATCGGGCCCGGGCAGATCGCGCGCCTCAAGCCCGGCGCCGTGGTGGCCAATCTCGCGCGCGGCGGCATCGTGGACGAGACGGCGCTGGCCGCCGCCCTCCACGCCGGCCATCTGCGCGGCGCCACGGTGGATGCCTACGTCAAGGAGCCGCTCAAGGGCGACCACCCGCTCCTGCACGCCCCCCACATCCTGCTCACGCCGCACATCGGCGCCAGCACCGCCGAGGCGCAGCGCAACGTGGCGGTGGACGTCTGCGCCGCCGTGCGCGACGCGCTGCTCAACAACGAATATTCACGCTCGCTCAACGTGGCCGAGGCGGGGGGCGACTGGCAGGCGCTGCAACCGGCCATGCTGCTCGTGCGCCGGGTGGCGGCGGTGGCGCGCGCGCTGCTCGCCGACCGGGGGGCCCGGGCCATCGCGTCGGTCACGGTGCGGCTGGGCGCCGAGCTGGCGCCGGGCCGCGGGCCGCTGCTGGCCGCCGCGGCGCTGGGCGCCCTCGAAGGCGTGGTCGAACGCGAGCGGCTGAACATCATCAACGCCCGCGCCGTGGCGCAGTCGCGCGGCATCGAACTCGTCTATGCCGAGGCCGGCGTGCCGCCGCACGCGCGGGCCGTCGAGGTGCGCCTGGCCGCCGACGGCCAGGACATCCGCGTGGGCGGCGTGGCCGCGCTCGACGCGCCGCCGCGGCTCACCCGCATCGGCGACTTCCACGTGGACGTGGCGCCGCGCGGCACGCTCCTCGTGCTCTCCAACCGCGACGTGCCCGGCGTCATCGGCCACGTGGGCACCGCCCTCGGCAACGCCGGCGTGAACATCGCCGAGTATCACCAGGCGCGGCTGGCCCAGGGCGCCGAGGCGCTGGCCGTGGTCTCGATCGACGGCGCGGTGAGCGACGAGGTGCGCCACGCCCTGCTCGCGCTCCCCGACGTGCACTCGGCCACCCTGGTGCGATTTGGCGGGGACGCGTGA
- a CDS encoding FAD-binding oxidoreductase, which translates to MTASGLEHDRSVREAYARDASGLRRVPEAVARPTSAAEVAETVRRAAGERMCVTAAGAQTSTTGASITDRGILLSTRAMARVLDLDESARTVRVEPGVLLGDLQRALAPHGLFFAPDPTSDQECTVGGAVACNASGPRTLRYGPTRAHVRALTVVTADGATVEVRRPLVEKNTAGLVPVQDPVDWFVGSEGTLGIVVAAELALLERPARDIGLAIPLPDEERALAFVVAARESPTVRPRCLEYFDVASFAIARGDADAPSWAPQAGAMVYTEETTDGGEPPLDAWLALAEAFGANAADVRVFDGDAAIREARRLRHAVPATMHERVAPYLAAGGRRVSTDWAVPYRLAARAVAMARRHAGEAGIAPGIVYGHLGNGHPHQNFVARNPDEVRAMEAVVERTLREVIAMGGTVSAEHGIGKLKTRWLPLQLSAMQMGVMRAIKHELDPTGLFAPGNIL; encoded by the coding sequence ATGACCGCGAGCGGACTCGAGCACGACCGGTCCGTTCGCGAAGCGTACGCGCGCGATGCCTCGGGACTCCGGCGCGTACCGGAGGCCGTGGCGCGCCCCACGAGCGCCGCGGAAGTGGCGGAGACGGTGCGCCGCGCCGCGGGCGAGCGGATGTGCGTCACGGCGGCGGGCGCGCAGACCAGCACCACGGGCGCGTCGATTACCGACCGCGGTATCCTGCTCTCCACGCGCGCCATGGCGCGCGTGCTCGACCTGGACGAGAGCGCGCGCACCGTGCGCGTGGAGCCCGGCGTTTTGCTCGGCGACCTGCAGCGCGCGCTCGCGCCGCACGGACTGTTCTTCGCGCCCGATCCCACCAGCGATCAGGAGTGCACCGTGGGCGGCGCCGTGGCCTGCAATGCGTCGGGACCGCGCACGCTGCGCTACGGTCCCACGCGCGCCCATGTGCGCGCGCTCACCGTGGTGACGGCCGACGGCGCCACGGTCGAGGTGCGACGTCCGCTGGTGGAGAAGAACACCGCCGGACTCGTGCCGGTGCAGGATCCGGTGGACTGGTTCGTGGGGAGCGAGGGGACGCTCGGCATCGTCGTGGCCGCCGAACTGGCGCTGCTGGAGCGGCCGGCGCGTGACATCGGGCTCGCCATCCCGCTGCCCGACGAGGAACGCGCCCTGGCGTTCGTCGTCGCGGCCCGCGAGTCGCCCACGGTGCGGCCCCGGTGCCTGGAGTACTTCGACGTGGCATCGTTCGCCATCGCGCGCGGCGACGCCGACGCGCCGTCGTGGGCGCCGCAGGCCGGAGCCATGGTGTACACCGAGGAGACCACCGACGGCGGCGAGCCACCGCTCGACGCGTGGCTCGCGCTCGCCGAGGCATTCGGCGCCAACGCCGCCGACGTGCGCGTGTTCGACGGGGACGCCGCCATCCGCGAAGCCCGGCGGCTGCGGCACGCGGTGCCGGCCACGATGCACGAGCGCGTGGCGCCGTATCTCGCCGCCGGCGGGCGCCGCGTGTCCACCGACTGGGCCGTGCCGTATCGGCTTGCGGCGCGGGCCGTGGCCATGGCGCGCCGTCACGCGGGCGAGGCCGGCATCGCGCCGGGCATCGTGTACGGACATCTGGGCAACGGGCATCCGCACCAGAACTTCGTGGCCCGCAATCCCGACGAGGTGCGGGCCATGGAAGCCGTGGTCGAGCGCACCCTGCGCGAGGTGATCGCGATGGGCGGCACCGTGTCGGCCGAGCATGGGATCGGCAAGCTCAAGACGCGCTGGCTGCCCCTGCAGCTGTCGGCGATGCAGATGGGCGTGATGCGCGCCATCAAGCACGAACTCGATCCCACGGGGCTCTTCGCGCCGGGCAACATCCTGTGA